In the genome of Streptomyces sp. 846.5, the window TGGCCGGCTCTCTGTCTGCCGCCCTGTGGGCGCTGACGCGAGCACGGTGAGGTCCGCGCCGGGTGGCGGGAGTTGGTCCGGAACAGGACTTGCCGCCCCTCTGCGAGTGCGGAGGGGCGGCGGGTTTGACGGAACGTCAGGAGTTGGTGAGAGGGAGGCCGGGCGGGTTGACCTGGGAGGTGGGGACGGCCTCGTTGGAGAGGTTCCAGGCGGCCAGCCACTTGGCGTAGTCGCCGCTCTTGATGAGGTAGTTGATGGCGTCGGCGAGCGGCTTGGCCAGGCCGTCGCCCTTCTTGGTGGTGGCGGCGATCAGCCCCTGGAGGCTGGCGCCGGCGCCGGAGAACTTGCCGGCGCTGCGGGTCGCATTGGACGTCTTCGCGGTCTGGGTGATGTGGTAGGCGAGTTCCGGGTTGGGCTCGAAGTAGGCGTCGATCTTGCCCGAGTCCAGGGCGAGGTACGTGCTGTTGCCGTCGGGGTAGTACTTGATGGTGAGGGTCTTGCCCTCAGCCTTGAGCGAGGACTGCCACTTCTCCAGGATCTTCTCCTGGTTGGTGCCCGCGCCCACCGCGACGGTCTTCCCGGCCAGGCTCTCCGCCGTACCGTCGAAGTTCCAGGTGCTGCTCTTGAGGACCTCGAAGCCGAGGTTGTCCTGGCGGTAGCTGGCGAAGTCGTACTTGGTCTTGCGCTGCTCGGTGTCGGTGATGTTGGAGAAGCCCACGTCGTTCTTGCTGCTGTCGATGCCGACGAAGAGGTTGTCCCAGGTCGCGTTGGACAGCACTGGCTTGAGCCCGAGGACCGCCGCGACCAGCCGGCCGATGTCGGGCTCGGAGCCGGTGAGGGTCTTCTGGTCGGAGCCGGTGTAGCCGAGCGGCGCGGATCCCGCGGGAAGCAGGCCGAGACCGATGGTGAGCTGGCCGCTGTCGCGCACCGACGCGGGCAGCTCGGCCCGGATCGAGTCGACCTGGGGGACGGTGAGGTCGACCTCGGTCGCGGCCCCGTTCGAGAGCGCGCCGACAGCGACCACGGTGCTGCCGGCCGGCGCGGAAGCGCCTGCGGCCGCGGTCACCGTCTTGGCGGTGGTGCTGCTCCCGCAGGCGGTCAGCCCGATGGCGAGGGCGCTCAGAGCGGCGGTGGCGGGGATGAGGCGGACTCGTCTGGACACGGCGCTGGACATGGTTCTCCTGGGGATTCTTGGTGCTGTGCTTGCGGATGGGAGTGTGAGAAAGGGTGGGACGGGAGGGTGGTCAGAGGACCTTGCTGAGGAACTCCCGAGTGCGCGGGTGCTGCGGGTTGTCCAGCACCTCCGCCGGGGTCCCCTGTTCGAGGACATGGCCGCCGTCGAGGAAGACGACCAGGTCGGCGACCTCGCGGGCGAAGCCGATCTCATGGGTGACCACGATCAGGGTGGTGCCGCTGCCTGCCAGGTCCTTGATGACGGCCAGCACCTCGCCGACCAGCTCCGGGTCGAGCGCCGAGGTCGGTTCGTCGAACAGGATCAGGCCGGGCTTCTGCGCGAGCGCCCGGGCGATGGCGAACCGCTGCTGCTGACCGCCGGACAGCTGGCGCGGGTAGGCGTCCGCCTTGTCGCCGAGACCCACCCGGGCGAGCAGCTCGAGCGCGGTCGCACGCGCCTCCTCCTTGGTGGCCCGGCCGGTCGCCACCGGCGCGGCGGCGACGTTCTCCAGCGCGGTCAGGTGCGGGAAGAGGTTGAAGCCCTGGAACACGAAGCCGATCCCGGCGCGCTGGGCGAGGATCGCCCGTTCGCCCAGCTCCTTGAGCCGATCGCCGTGCCGGCGGACGCCGATCAGCTCGCCGTTGACGCTGACGTGCCCGATGTCGAGCTGCTCCAGGTGGTTGATAGCCCGCAGCAGGGTGGACTTCCCCGATCCGGACGGGCCGAGGATCACCGCGACCTGTCCGGGCTGGACGGTGAGGTCCACTCCGTCCAGCACTCGGTTGGTCCCGTACCACTTGTGCGCGCCGCGGACCTCGACGGCGGCGGCCGTGGTGGCCAGGGCAGTCGCCGAGGTGGTGGTGCCGCTCATGAGTTCACCGTTCTTCCGAAGTCGGCGCGTTCGCGCAGCTGTCGCAGGCTCGCTCGAAGCTTCTGCAGGGGCGTCGGCGGGACGGTGCGGAGCGCGCCGCGCGAGTAGTGGCGCTCCACGTAGAACTGCACGACGGAGACGACGCTGGTCAGGATCACGTACCAGACGGTGGCCACCAGCAGCAGCGGGACCACGTCGCCGGGGTAGGTGCTGCCCATGTTCTGGACCTCGCCGAACAGGTCGAGCAGCGAGACGTAGAACACCAACGAGGTGCCCTTGATCAGCCCGATGAGCTGGTTGACGTAGGCCGGGACGATGGCCCGCAGCGCCTGCGGCAGGACGATGCGCCGGAACTGGTAGACCTTCGGCAGCCCGAGTGCGGCGGCCGCCTCGTGCTGTCCCTGGTCGACGGAGAGGATGCCGGCCCGGACCACCTCGGCGGCGTAGGCGGCCTCGTTGAGGCTGAGGCCGAGCGTCGCCACCACCATGTCGGTGGCCAGCGCCGACTCGTTGAAGTGGACGAAGCCGGGGCCGAAGGGCACCCCGAGACTGAGCGTCTTGTAGAGCGCACTGAAGTTGTAGAGCACCAGCAGCACGACGATCAGCGGGACCGAGCGGAACAGCCAGATGTAGGTCCAGCTGACGGCGCGGAGGATCGGGTTCTTGGACTGCCTCGCCAGTGCCAGCACGATGCCGCCGACCAGGCCGAGCACCGCGCTCAGCGCGGCGACCTCCAGGGTGATCAGCAGGCCCTGCAGGATCACCGGCCGGGCGAACCAGTACTGGAAGCGGTCCCACTGGTAGAACGGGTTGGTGATCAGCCCGTGCGCGAGCTGGGCGACCAGGACCAGGACCACGACGGTCGCGATCCAGCGTCCTGGATGCCGCAGCGGGATGACCCGCTGCCGGGACAGGGGTGCGGCGGCCGGCGCGTCGGACGCCGGTGCGGGGGCCTCGCCCGGCGGTCTGTCGGCGACCGCGAGCGACGGGGCGGGGAGGGACTGCTCGGTCATCGGAGGGTTCCTCCCGATTCAGAAGGTGGTGGGCGGGTTGACGACCGAGCTGGTGACGCCGGTGTCCGGCACCCCCCACTTGGCGAAGATCTTGGTGTAGTCGCCGGTGGCGATGAGCTTGTTGACCGCGTCGCTGAGCACCTTGGCCAGCGGCGAACCCTTGGCGGTGACGAAGCCGACCGGGGTGGTGCCGACCCGGCCGAGGTACTTGGTGCCGGGGATGTGCGCCGCGTCGTACTTCAGCGCCAGGGTGGGCCCGAACTCGATGTCGATCTTCCCGTTGGCCAGGCCGAGGAAGATCGGCGCGGTGTCGGCGAAGTACTGCACCTTGTAGGGGCTCTTACCGGCTGCGGCGCACTTGGACGCGCCATCGGTGAGGAGCTGCTGGAAGGTCGTCCCCGGGCTCGTCGCGACGTTGTACCCGCAGAGGTCGGTGATGCTGGTGGCGCTGTCGATCTTCAGTCCGGCGGCGCCGAGGAAGGACTGACCGTCCTTCAGATAGGTGGTGAAGTCGACGACCTTCTCCCGGGCCTTGGTGGCACCGAAGTTGGACATGCCGACGTCGTACTTCCCGTTCTGTACACCGGGGATGATCGTGGGGAAGGTGCCGTACTGCACGTCCCAGCTGATGCCCAGCACCTTGGCGACCGCATCACGCAGGTCGACGTCCAGACCGACGACCTTGCCGTCCGGGGTCTGGCCGCCGTGCGGAAGACCCGAGGTTCCCACCACCTTGACGCTGCCCAGCGTGAGCGAGCCGCTGCTGCGGACCGCTGCCGGGAGTTCCGCCTTCAGCGCGGGGTCGGCCTGGATCGAGGAGACCACGTCCTGGGTGGGTATCGCCGTCGACGACGCCTGGGTGGAGCCGCTCGACGATGCGCCCGCGGCAGGGGTCACCGTCGTGCCGGAGCTCGATCCGCAGGCGGTGAGCAGGGCGAGGGCGGCAGAGGCCGTGATGGCGGCGACGGCGTTGCGTGGGAGATGACGCATCGTCACGGTGGATCCTTTCGGGAGGTCGAAACGGCCGGGAAGAAGGCAAGGAGGTGCCGTAGTAAGGGCGTTGGGGGCCTGCTGCTAGAGCAGCGCGCCGCTACAGGACCGCGGCGAGGAAGGCACGGGCCCGGTCGTGGCTGGGGTTGGCGAGGACGTCTGCGGGGGCGCCGGACTCGATGATCCGTCCGCCGTCGAGGAAGACGACGGAGTCGGCGACCTCCCTGGCGAAGCCGATCTCATGGGTGACCACGATCATGGTCATTCCGCTCAGAGCGAGGTCCTTCATCACCGCCAGTACCTCGCCGACGAGTTCGGGGTCCAGCGCGCTGGTCGGCTCGTCGAACAGCAGCAGCTTCGGCTCCATGGCCAGGGCGCGGGCGATCGCCACCCGCTGCTGCTGACCCCCGGACAGCTGCCGGGGGTAGGCGCTCTCGCGCCCGCCCAGTCCCACCCGCTCCAGCAGTTCCCTCGCCTGCAGCGCGGCCGACTTCCTGGTGAGGCTCCGGACGGCGACCGGGGCCTCGGTGATGTTGTCCAGCACGGTCAGATGCGGGAACAGGTTGAACTGCTGGAACACCATGCCGACCGCGGCCCGCTGCCTGGTGATCGTCCGATGCCCCAACTCGTGCAGCCTGCTGCCGTGGTGGCGGTAGCCCACGATCTCGCCGCCCACCTCGACGAAGCCGGCGTCGGGCTTCTCCAGGTGGTTGATGCTGCGCAGCAGGGTGGACTTGCCCGAGCCCGAGGGCCCCAGAAGCACGGTCACCTCTCCCTCCCGCACGTCCAGGTCGATGCCGTCCAGGACCAGGTTCGCGCCGAAGCTCTTGCGCAGTCCGCGGATGCGGACCAGGGGGGCCACCGGCGACGGGGCCGCCAGGGTCTGCTGCTCGTCCGTACTCATGACAGGCCCGCCAGTTCGCGTCCGCTGCGGCCGTTCGCACCGAACAGCGGGACGTTGCCGCGGAACAGCTGCCAGAATCCGGCGCCGCTGCCGCCGCGGCGGTTGCTGCCGCGGGCGTAGCGGCGCTCGACGAAGAACTGTCCGATCGAGAGCAGCGTGGTGAGGATGATGTACCAGAGGGTCGCGACCAGCAGCAGCGGGATGATCAAGTAGTTCTGGTTGTAGATGAGTTCGGACGAGTAGAGCAGGTCCTGCACCGCGATCACGCTGACGATGGAGGTCGCCTTCAGCATGCCGATCAGCAGGTTGCCGGAGGCCGGAATGATCGCCGGCATCGCCTGCGGCAGCACGATCCTGCGGAAGATCCTGGCCCGGCCCAGGCCCAGCGCCTCAGCGGCCTCGGTCTGACCGTGCTCCACGGACAGGATGCCGCCCCTGACGATCTCGGAGGCGAAGGCCGCCACATCCAGGGTGAGCCCGACGTAGGCGGCGAGAATGCCGCTGAACAGGTGCGCGGTCCGCACCGTCACGAACTCGTGCCCGAACGGGATCCCCAGCGACAACTGCGGGTACAGCGACGCGAGTTCGTACCAGAAGAGCAGCTGGACCAGCGGTGGCACCGAGCGCACCAGCCAGACGAAACCGAAACTCAGCGAGCGCAGCACCGGGTTGCCGGACAGCCGCATGGCGGCGACCCCGATGGCGAGCAGATAGCCGGTCGACATGACCGCCGCGGTCAGCCACAGCGTCAGGACCAGGCCGTTCACGATCGACCCGTTGAGGAAGTAGCTGCCGACCACGTCCCACTGGAACCGCTTGTTGGTCAGCAGGGTGTGCACGAGCATCGCCAGCAGGACGAGGAGGGCGAGCGCGGAGACCCACTGGCCGGGGCGGCGCAGCGGGACGAGCCTCGCGGCGAGCAGCTGTCCGTCCTCGGGGCGCTCGTGCAGTGGGCGGTCGGCGGCGGGGCGGTCAGTGGTGGGGTGGTCGGCGGCGGGCTGGTCGATGCTCCCCGGAGGGGGAGGCTCTGGCGCGACAGCGGTGCGCGCGGAGGTGTCCGGACTGCTCATGGGGGTGTGATTTCCGTCCCGTGAGGACGCGGCATCGCGCCGTGCGGGCACGGCGAGACGGCGTGAAGGGGGGCGACAGGTGCCGAGGAGGGAGGCGAGAAGGCGTGCGGGGTCAGCAGACCGCGGACGTCCCCGGACACGGACACAGGGCACTGCTCACCCGCAGCAGATCGACGTGGCGACGCGAGTACGTACCGGCTGGCCGACGCACTGCTCTCACCTCCGCTTTCGATCTCGCGCTTACAGGACTGGGGCGTCCCGTCGGGTCGTCACCTGGAGCACCCCGCCGCGTCGGAGGGTTGCCGGTCAGCAAGCCAGGGCTTGACGCTGACGCTCATAACCAGGGAACACCGTAACCCGTCCGGCTGCTTTAGACAATGCCTATCTGTTCGATAGAGATTCGGCAGGGCCCCGGACGGCCTGCGCGATCCCCAGTCGATCAGTGGGGATTGTGTTCGGCACCCATCCGGAGTTAGCGTGTGAGCAGGTTACGAGCGTCAGCAACAAGCCCTGGCTGGCTGACCAGCAACCCTCCGACGCGGCGGGGTGCTCCAGGTGACGACCCGACAGGACGGCGCAGTCCTGTAAGCGCGCAAGCTGAACCGGAGGTGTGAGCAGTGCGTCGACCAGTGGGCACGTACTCGCGTCGCCATATCGATCTTCAGCGCATCGCCAGCGCCCTCTGTCCGGCCGCCTGAGCACCACCCGGCTCGACGAGCCGGCGCGCGGCCGCCGTACGTCGCCGTACGTCCCGGCGCCGCCACCCCGAAGCATCGTCCTTCGCGCCGAAGCATCCCTCCCGCTGAAGCACCTCCCTCCCGCCGACTCCGCCCCGGGCCCGCCCGGCGCGGGTTCCCTTCGGCATGCCCGCCGCACCCGGGCACCCATCCGAGCAGGAAGCGACCCCCCATGTCTCACCCGGAATCTGCCCTCCACCTGGCGGTAGCCCTCGACGGCACCGGCTGGCACCCCGCGGCCTGGCGGCTGCCCGACGCCCGGCCCGAGGGTCTCTTCACCGCGGCGTACTGGGCGGACCTGGTCGCCGAGGCCGAGCGCGGACTGCTGGACTTCGTCACCATCGAGGACTCCCTCGGCCTGCAGTCGTCGGCCGCCTTCGAGCCGGACCGGCGCACCGACCAGGTGCGCGGGCGGCTGGACGCGGTGCTGACCGCCGCCCGGATCGCCCCGCTCAGCCGGCACATCGGGCTGGTGCCGACGGCGACGGTCACCCACACCGAGCCGTTCCACATCTCCAAGGCCATTGCCACCCTGGACTTTGTCAGCAGCGGACGCGGCGGGGTACGCGTGCAGGTGTCGGGACGCCCGCACGAGGCCGAGCTCTTCGGCCGCCGGACCCTGCCGCGCTTCACTCTCGCCGACCTCCAGCGGCCGGAGGTCCAGACCCAGGTCGC includes:
- a CDS encoding transporter substrate-binding domain-containing protein, whose translation is MSSAVSRRVRLIPATAALSALAIGLTACGSSTTAKTVTAAAGASAPAGSTVVAVGALSNGAATEVDLTVPQVDSIRAELPASVRDSGQLTIGLGLLPAGSAPLGYTGSDQKTLTGSEPDIGRLVAAVLGLKPVLSNATWDNLFVGIDSSKNDVGFSNITDTEQRKTKYDFASYRQDNLGFEVLKSSTWNFDGTAESLAGKTVAVGAGTNQEKILEKWQSSLKAEGKTLTIKYYPDGNSTYLALDSGKIDAYFEPNPELAYHITQTAKTSNATRSAGKFSGAGASLQGLIAATTKKGDGLAKPLADAINYLIKSGDYAKWLAAWNLSNEAVPTSQVNPPGLPLTNS
- a CDS encoding amino acid ABC transporter ATP-binding protein, with the translated sequence MSGTTTSATALATTAAAVEVRGAHKWYGTNRVLDGVDLTVQPGQVAVILGPSGSGKSTLLRAINHLEQLDIGHVSVNGELIGVRRHGDRLKELGERAILAQRAGIGFVFQGFNLFPHLTALENVAAAPVATGRATKEEARATALELLARVGLGDKADAYPRQLSGGQQQRFAIARALAQKPGLILFDEPTSALDPELVGEVLAVIKDLAGSGTTLIVVTHEIGFAREVADLVVFLDGGHVLEQGTPAEVLDNPQHPRTREFLSKVL
- a CDS encoding amino acid ABC transporter permease produces the protein MTEQSLPAPSLAVADRPPGEAPAPASDAPAAAPLSRQRVIPLRHPGRWIATVVVLVLVAQLAHGLITNPFYQWDRFQYWFARPVILQGLLITLEVAALSAVLGLVGGIVLALARQSKNPILRAVSWTYIWLFRSVPLIVVLLVLYNFSALYKTLSLGVPFGPGFVHFNESALATDMVVATLGLSLNEAAYAAEVVRAGILSVDQGQHEAAAALGLPKVYQFRRIVLPQALRAIVPAYVNQLIGLIKGTSLVFYVSLLDLFGEVQNMGSTYPGDVVPLLLVATVWYVILTSVVSVVQFYVERHYSRGALRTVPPTPLQKLRASLRQLRERADFGRTVNS
- a CDS encoding transporter substrate-binding domain-containing protein, with amino-acid sequence MRHLPRNAVAAITASAALALLTACGSSSGTTVTPAAGASSSGSTQASSTAIPTQDVVSSIQADPALKAELPAAVRSSGSLTLGSVKVVGTSGLPHGGQTPDGKVVGLDVDLRDAVAKVLGISWDVQYGTFPTIIPGVQNGKYDVGMSNFGATKAREKVVDFTTYLKDGQSFLGAAGLKIDSATSITDLCGYNVATSPGTTFQQLLTDGASKCAAAGKSPYKVQYFADTAPIFLGLANGKIDIEFGPTLALKYDAAHIPGTKYLGRVGTTPVGFVTAKGSPLAKVLSDAVNKLIATGDYTKIFAKWGVPDTGVTSSVVNPPTTF
- a CDS encoding amino acid ABC transporter ATP-binding protein yields the protein MVRIRGLRKSFGANLVLDGIDLDVREGEVTVLLGPSGSGKSTLLRSINHLEKPDAGFVEVGGEIVGYRHHGSRLHELGHRTITRQRAAVGMVFQQFNLFPHLTVLDNITEAPVAVRSLTRKSAALQARELLERVGLGGRESAYPRQLSGGQQQRVAIARALAMEPKLLLFDEPTSALDPELVGEVLAVMKDLALSGMTMIVVTHEIGFAREVADSVVFLDGGRIIESGAPADVLANPSHDRARAFLAAVL
- a CDS encoding amino acid ABC transporter permease yields the protein MSSPDTSARTAVAPEPPPPGSIDQPAADHPTTDRPAADRPLHERPEDGQLLAARLVPLRRPGQWVSALALLVLLAMLVHTLLTNKRFQWDVVGSYFLNGSIVNGLVLTLWLTAAVMSTGYLLAIGVAAMRLSGNPVLRSLSFGFVWLVRSVPPLVQLLFWYELASLYPQLSLGIPFGHEFVTVRTAHLFSGILAAYVGLTLDVAAFASEIVRGGILSVEHGQTEAAEALGLGRARIFRRIVLPQAMPAIIPASGNLLIGMLKATSIVSVIAVQDLLYSSELIYNQNYLIIPLLLVATLWYIILTTLLSIGQFFVERRYARGSNRRGGSGAGFWQLFRGNVPLFGANGRSGRELAGLS
- a CDS encoding putative leader peptide, with the protein product MGTYSRRHIDLQRIASALCPAA